A window from Chromatiaceae bacterium encodes these proteins:
- a CDS encoding hydroxymethylpyrimidine/phosphomethylpyrimidine kinase: protein MTPPPCILCIGGHDPTGGAGIQADIETIGALGGRALTLVTALTVQDTSDVRGVLPTPPDFFAEQATTLLRDMQPDAIKLGMLGDAALLPTLSELVAGFGGPVVLDPVLAAGGGYDLDRGGLTGRLHPLLRHVTLLTPNRAEARRLGGDPTLTTAIGNLLKAGTGAILVTGADEADGDQVINQLYGATPEPSLFRWPRLPHSYHGSGCTLASACAVRLALGDGLVAAVEAAQGFTWRALEQAQRPGRGQALPWRR from the coding sequence ATGACACCCCCCCCTTGCATTCTGTGTATCGGCGGCCACGATCCGACCGGCGGTGCCGGTATCCAGGCGGACATCGAAACGATCGGCGCGCTGGGAGGCCGCGCGCTGACCCTGGTCACCGCACTGACGGTACAGGACACATCCGATGTGCGCGGGGTGCTGCCGACGCCACCGGATTTCTTCGCCGAACAGGCGACGACCCTGCTGCGCGACATGCAGCCCGACGCCATCAAGCTGGGGATGCTGGGCGACGCGGCCCTGCTGCCCACGCTGAGCGAGCTGGTGGCCGGGTTCGGTGGCCCCGTGGTGCTCGACCCGGTGCTTGCCGCCGGGGGCGGTTACGACCTGGACCGGGGGGGCCTCACCGGCCGGCTGCACCCGCTCCTGCGCCACGTCACCCTGCTGACCCCCAACCGTGCCGAGGCGCGACGCCTGGGCGGTGATCCAACATTGACGACGGCAATCGGGAACCTGCTGAAGGCGGGCACCGGCGCGATCCTGGTCACCGGCGCCGACGAGGCGGACGGCGATCAGGTCATCAACCAGTTGTATGGTGCCACCCCGGAACCATCGCTGTTTCGCTGGCCGCGTCTGCCACACAGCTATCACGGCTCCGGCTGCACACTGGCCAGCGCCTGCGCGGTGCGCCTCGCGCTCGGCGATGGACTCGTGGCCGCCGTGGAGGCCGCACAGGGTTTCACCTGGCGGGCGCTCGAACAGGCCCAGCGACCGGGTCGTGGGCAGGCGCTGCCATGGCGACGTTGA
- the rnd gene encoding ribonuclease D, whose translation MREEYIDTPDALATLCEELKHSEWLALDTEFIREKTYYPRLCLIQVSNGEVAACIDPLRLPDLQPFLDVLYDGAILKVLHAARQDLEIFLHDYDGLPMPVFDTQPAAALLGHGDQIGYANLVKLLLGVELPKDQSRTDWSQRPLEDDQLRYALDDVVFLGQIYLHMRGHLFDRERLQWLAADFAPLTDPQTYYPDPQTMWRRIKGKHLLRGRQLAVLQKLAAWREIQARERDLPRKWILKDEVMIDLSRRMPRDPGGLAKIRGLEPAQIRREGEVLIALVSAGIELPRDQWPREKDRPAPLDAQQEAMVDLLSAALRLIADQHQLSPMAIASRKELEGFVRGDPDSGLHDGWRKSLVGETLGALMRGEKRLELRDGRLELSETG comes from the coding sequence ATGCGGGAAGAATACATCGACACGCCGGACGCCCTGGCGACCCTGTGCGAAGAGCTCAAGCATAGCGAATGGCTGGCGCTCGACACGGAATTCATTCGCGAGAAAACCTACTATCCGCGGCTGTGTCTGATTCAGGTCAGCAACGGGGAGGTCGCGGCATGCATCGACCCCTTACGCCTTCCGGACCTGCAGCCGTTTCTGGACGTACTGTACGATGGCGCAATCTTGAAGGTATTGCATGCAGCCCGCCAGGACCTGGAGATCTTTCTGCACGACTACGATGGCCTGCCGATGCCGGTGTTCGATACGCAGCCGGCCGCCGCGTTGCTGGGACACGGCGATCAGATTGGCTACGCGAACCTCGTCAAGTTGCTACTCGGCGTGGAGCTGCCGAAGGACCAGTCGCGCACCGACTGGTCACAACGCCCGCTGGAGGATGACCAGCTCCGGTATGCGCTCGACGACGTCGTGTTTCTCGGCCAGATCTATCTGCACATGCGCGGCCACCTGTTCGATCGCGAGCGTCTGCAGTGGTTGGCAGCCGATTTTGCGCCGCTGACCGATCCGCAGACCTACTACCCGGATCCACAGACCATGTGGCGGCGGATCAAGGGTAAGCATCTGTTGCGCGGACGGCAACTCGCCGTGCTGCAGAAACTTGCGGCCTGGCGGGAGATCCAGGCACGCGAACGCGACCTGCCACGCAAATGGATACTGAAAGATGAGGTGATGATCGATCTCAGCCGCCGCATGCCGCGCGATCCGGGCGGTCTGGCGAAGATTCGTGGGCTCGAACCGGCACAGATTCGTCGCGAAGGCGAAGTGCTGATCGCACTGGTCAGCGCCGGCATCGAACTGCCACGCGACCAGTGGCCACGTGAAAAAGACCGACCGGCACCGCTCGACGCACAGCAGGAGGCAATGGTCGACCTGCTCAGTGCGGCACTGCGCCTGATCGCCGACCAACACCAGTTGTCTCCGATGGCGATCGCGAGTCGCAAGGAACTGGAGGGCTTCGTGCGCGGGGACCCGGACAGCGGCCTCCACGACGGATGGCGGAAATCGCTGGTCGGGGAAACGCTCGGCGCGCTCATGCGGGGAGAAAAGCGGCTGGAACTACGCGACGGCAGACTCGAGCTGTCTGAAACGGGCTAG
- a CDS encoding LON peptidase substrate-binding domain-containing protein, which translates to MPADPAAALERVALFPLNLVLFPGGVLSLRIFEPRYLRMVSECLRADRPFAVAAIIDGPEAGGVANTAGSGTLARITDWEQLDDGLLGLVCAGEQCVALREVAVEHDQLLRASVERLPPAAEQALPGDLAWMAGLLAELLERIGPPFDRLATRPVTADHVANRLIELLPLGLGRKQALFETDDSVQRLRQLARLINPQHEPPSAVC; encoded by the coding sequence ATGCCGGCTGATCCCGCGGCGGCGTTGGAACGGGTGGCCCTGTTCCCGCTGAACCTGGTCCTGTTTCCCGGCGGGGTGCTGTCGCTGCGGATCTTCGAGCCACGCTACCTGCGCATGGTGAGCGAATGTCTGCGCGCGGACCGGCCCTTCGCGGTCGCGGCAATCATCGATGGCCCGGAGGCCGGTGGCGTGGCCAACACCGCCGGCAGCGGTACCCTGGCGCGCATCACCGACTGGGAGCAGCTGGATGACGGTCTGCTTGGCCTGGTGTGTGCGGGTGAGCAATGCGTCGCGCTGCGCGAGGTCGCTGTCGAACACGACCAATTGTTGCGCGCATCGGTGGAGCGGTTGCCGCCGGCGGCCGAGCAGGCGCTGCCCGGCGACCTGGCGTGGATGGCAGGATTGCTCGCCGAGCTGCTGGAGCGGATTGGGCCCCCGTTCGACCGATTGGCAACCCGGCCGGTGACCGCTGACCACGTCGCCAACCGGTTGATCGAGTTGCTGCCACTGGGATTGGGTCGCAAGCAGGCGTTGTTCGAGACAGACGACAGCGTGCAGCGCCTGCGGCAGCTGGCGCGGCTGATCAATCCGCAGCACGAGCCGCCGTCTGCCGTTTGTTGA
- a CDS encoding GGDEF domain-containing protein, with protein MSLELDDLWLDKMDRLEGLTLTQKRRLYRIMIVAAAGASYLIDVLLLIAFSLAGTIDPSLPAIYFGLALGHVALFSSLHWKGLTDHLSNPHLTVWQTVYSLGVQILGILIAPQLTQLFLGLVFIIFAFATLRLSLRSTLVIWALSCIAAAVALTGTGQTSIGITDPSTWEAGLVAVAFSTILLRTIALGYYGTALRLRMYEKSRSIEAAATLDALTGCLNRRPALGVISEQIALRRRKGIRTAVLMLDLDHFKAINDRLGHLTGDEVLRQVSGRIRSTLRETDKVGRYGGEEFVVILPATDLTEGKAVAEHIRNGVASMRWPMVDQALWVTLSCGVTEIRPGDTVEDVVGRADAALYEAKHKGRNRVDSAAA; from the coding sequence ATGAGCCTCGAACTCGACGACCTTTGGCTGGACAAGATGGATCGGCTGGAAGGGCTGACGCTTACCCAGAAGCGGCGGCTCTACCGGATCATGATAGTGGCCGCTGCCGGTGCGAGTTATCTGATCGATGTCCTGTTGCTGATCGCCTTCAGTCTTGCCGGTACCATCGATCCATCGCTGCCCGCCATCTACTTCGGGTTAGCGCTCGGTCACGTGGCACTGTTTTCCTCGCTGCACTGGAAGGGCCTCACCGACCACCTGAGCAACCCCCATCTGACGGTGTGGCAGACGGTCTATTCGCTGGGCGTGCAGATCCTCGGCATCTTGATCGCGCCACAGCTCACACAGCTGTTCCTTGGCTTGGTGTTCATCATCTTTGCGTTCGCCACGCTGCGTCTCTCGCTGCGATCGACCCTGGTGATCTGGGCCCTGTCCTGCATCGCGGCCGCGGTGGCACTGACCGGCACCGGCCAAACGAGCATCGGCATCACCGATCCCAGCACATGGGAGGCGGGACTGGTCGCGGTCGCGTTCTCCACCATCCTGTTGCGCACCATCGCGCTCGGCTACTACGGGACGGCCCTGCGATTGAGGATGTACGAGAAGAGCCGGTCGATCGAGGCCGCCGCCACACTCGACGCGCTCACCGGCTGCCTCAATCGCCGGCCAGCGCTCGGTGTGATCAGTGAACAGATCGCATTGCGCCGCCGCAAGGGTATCCGTACCGCCGTCCTGATGCTCGACCTGGACCACTTCAAGGCGATCAACGACCGCCTTGGCCATCTGACCGGTGACGAGGTGCTCCGACAGGTATCCGGCCGCATCCGGTCCACACTTCGCGAAACCGACAAGGTCGGTCGCTACGGTGGCGAGGAATTTGTCGTGATCCTGCCGGCCACCGATCTGACCGAGGGCAAAGCCGTTGCCGAACACATCCGCAATGGCGTCGCCAGCATGCGATGGCCGATGGTCGACCAGGCGCTGTGGGTCACGTTGTCGTGTGGCGTTACCGAGATCCGACCCGGCGACACCGTCGAGGATGTCGTCGGGCGCGCAGATGCGGCACTCTACGAGGCCAAACACAAAGGCCGCAACCGCGTCGACAGCGCTGCTGCCTGA
- a CDS encoding UbiX family flavin prenyltransferase, with translation MNDRLPPIAVAFTGASGIQYGLRLVECLLQAGRTVYLMVSQAAQVVVNMETDLSLPGRPEEMQRYLSDLFASAPGQLQVFGRQQWTAPVASGSNPPEALVICPCTTGTLASIANGICDDLIDRAADVALKERRKLIMVVRETPLSTIHLENMLRLAQAGAVIMPANPGFYFRPDSVSELIDFMVARVLDHLQVAHSLGARWGDAG, from the coding sequence ATGAACGACCGTTTGCCGCCTATCGCCGTCGCCTTTACCGGGGCCTCCGGCATCCAGTACGGCCTGCGCCTGGTCGAGTGCCTGTTGCAGGCCGGGCGCACGGTGTACCTGATGGTGTCGCAGGCCGCGCAGGTCGTGGTGAACATGGAAACCGACCTCAGTCTGCCCGGCCGGCCGGAAGAGATGCAGAGGTACCTGTCAGACCTGTTTGCCAGTGCGCCCGGGCAGCTGCAGGTGTTCGGGCGGCAACAATGGACAGCCCCTGTGGCCAGCGGCTCGAATCCGCCCGAGGCCCTGGTGATCTGCCCCTGCACGACCGGTACCCTGGCATCGATTGCGAACGGCATCTGCGACGACCTGATCGACCGCGCCGCCGATGTCGCATTGAAAGAGCGACGCAAGTTGATCATGGTGGTGCGCGAGACACCGTTGTCGACCATTCATCTGGAGAACATGCTGCGCCTGGCGCAGGCGGGGGCGGTGATCATGCCGGCCAATCCGGGGTTCTACTTTCGTCCCGACAGCGTCAGTGAGCTTATCGATTTCATGGTCGCGCGGGTGCTCGACCATCTGCAGGTGGCGCACAGCCTGGGCGCGCGCTGGGGCGATGCCGGCTGA
- the hemL gene encoding glutamate-1-semialdehyde 2,1-aminomutase produces the protein MSAAHDRFELAQRHIPGGVNSPVRAFKGVGGDPVFVDSAAGPYLFDPEGKRYIDYVGSWGPMILGHAHPEVIEAVSEVIHKGLSFGAPTEIETRMADRVCALMPSIELVRMVSSGTEATMSAIRLARGFTGRDKIVKFEGCYHGHSDSLLVKAGSGALTLGEPSSPGVPAALAEHTITLSYNDLDQVRDAFAAAGDQIASIIVEPVAGNMNCILPEPGFLQGLREVCDQHGAVLIFDEVMTGFRVALGGVQSLYNVRPDLTTLGKVIGGGMPVGAFGGRRDIMQKIAPLGPVYQAGTLSGNPVAMTAGLKTLELIATPGFFEQLGAKVETLVHGVTAAARDAGIPLTENHVGGMFGLFFTEQDKVGDFAGATACNVERFRAFFHAMLEHGVYLAPSAFEAGFVSAAHSDQDIAATVSAAAAVFAGLN, from the coding sequence ATGAGCGCCGCACATGATCGCTTCGAACTCGCCCAACGCCACATCCCGGGTGGCGTGAACTCGCCGGTGCGGGCGTTCAAAGGCGTCGGCGGCGATCCGGTGTTCGTCGACAGCGCCGCCGGTCCCTACCTGTTCGACCCGGAAGGAAAGCGCTACATCGACTACGTCGGCTCCTGGGGACCGATGATCCTCGGCCATGCCCACCCCGAAGTGATCGAGGCAGTCTCCGAGGTGATCCATAAGGGCCTGTCGTTCGGTGCCCCGACCGAGATCGAGACCCGCATGGCCGACCGGGTCTGCGCGCTGATGCCGTCGATTGAACTGGTGCGCATGGTCTCGTCCGGTACCGAGGCCACGATGTCGGCCATCCGGCTCGCGCGGGGATTCACCGGGCGCGACAAGATCGTCAAGTTCGAGGGTTGTTACCACGGCCACTCCGATTCGCTGCTGGTGAAGGCCGGTTCGGGCGCCCTGACCCTCGGCGAGCCATCGTCACCGGGCGTGCCGGCGGCGCTCGCCGAACACACCATCACGCTCAGCTACAACGACCTCGACCAGGTCCGTGATGCGTTCGCCGCGGCCGGCGACCAGATCGCCAGCATCATCGTCGAACCGGTAGCGGGCAACATGAACTGCATCCTGCCGGAGCCCGGTTTCCTGCAGGGACTGCGCGAGGTCTGCGACCAGCACGGTGCGGTGCTGATCTTCGACGAGGTGATGACGGGCTTCCGGGTCGCGCTCGGCGGCGTACAGTCGCTGTACAACGTGCGCCCCGACCTGACCACCCTGGGCAAAGTGATCGGCGGCGGTATGCCGGTCGGCGCATTTGGCGGGCGCCGCGACATCATGCAGAAAATTGCGCCGCTCGGGCCCGTGTATCAGGCGGGCACCCTTTCCGGCAACCCGGTCGCGATGACGGCCGGTCTCAAGACACTCGAACTGATCGCGACGCCCGGCTTCTTTGAACAGCTCGGCGCAAAGGTCGAGACGCTGGTCCATGGTGTGACCGCCGCCGCACGCGACGCCGGTATCCCGCTGACCGAGAACCATGTCGGCGGCATGTTCGGCCTGTTTTTCACCGAACAGGACAAGGTCGGCGACTTCGCCGGTGCGACCGCCTGCAACGTCGAACGCTTCCGGGCATTCTTCCACGCGATGCTGGAGCACGGCGTTTACCTCGCGCCTTCGGCGTTCGAGGCCGGCTTCGTCTCGGCGGCACATTCCGATCAGGACATCGCGGCGACAGTCAGTGCCGCCGCGGCGGTATTCGCCGGCCTCAATTGA
- a CDS encoding DedA family protein → MSEWFGELLTWIETNPGYAGWVVFAMSLAESLAIVGVLIPGVVILFGAGALIGAGVLDFWSMCLWAVAGAIIGDGLSYWLGHHFEYLTARWRWFRLHPDHLRKGIEFFEKYGDLSVALGRFFGPIRAIVPLVAGLMHMPPRRFYTANVLSALVWAPAYLVPGMVLGEIGGNGDWRYLLFPAAAIGLIVLVWLVVHSRMRR, encoded by the coding sequence TTGAGCGAGTGGTTCGGCGAACTGCTGACGTGGATCGAAACCAACCCGGGCTACGCCGGCTGGGTGGTGTTTGCGATGTCGCTGGCCGAATCGCTGGCGATCGTCGGCGTACTCATCCCCGGCGTGGTGATCCTGTTCGGCGCCGGCGCATTGATCGGTGCCGGTGTGCTGGACTTCTGGAGCATGTGTCTTTGGGCGGTCGCCGGAGCGATCATCGGTGACGGCCTGAGTTACTGGCTGGGCCACCACTTCGAATATCTGACCGCGCGCTGGCGCTGGTTCCGACTGCACCCGGACCACCTGCGCAAGGGCATCGAGTTCTTCGAGAAATATGGCGATCTGAGCGTCGCATTGGGACGGTTTTTCGGACCCATCCGGGCGATCGTGCCACTGGTTGCCGGCTTGATGCACATGCCGCCGCGGCGCTTCTACACCGCCAACGTGCTTTCGGCACTGGTCTGGGCGCCGGCCTATCTCGTGCCGGGGATGGTACTGGGTGAGATCGGCGGGAACGGTGACTGGCGCTACCTGCTGTTCCCCGCCGCCGCGATCGGCTTGATCGTCCTGGTCTGGCTGGTCGTCCACAGCCGCATGCGACGCTGA
- a CDS encoding bifunctional (p)ppGpp synthetase/guanosine-3',5'-bis(diphosphate) 3'-pyrophosphohydrolase, which yields MISDLCSDLEAYLPEEQVREVYRAYLFGAEAHEGQNRLSGEPYIYHPVAVARILAGMRMDHQCLMAAILHDVIEDTETAKDQLAREFSPQIAELVDGVSKLTQIKFRSRAEAQAENFRKMMLAMTRDIRVILIKLADRLHNMRTLGVMAPNKARRIARETLDIYAPIANRLGINSIRHELQELGMAAHWPWRYNIIRAALRKRRGNRKEVVGNIEEVLRGRLQQEGFDGEVYGREKHVYSIYRKMLEKRLSLNELADVYAFRIIVDSVDSCYRVLGVVHNLYRPVPGKFKDYIAIPKANGYQSLHTILFGPHGLPIEIQIRTREMHRVAEEGIAAHWQYKDAGGALTPDAAADWLRNLLEVQKDSGNSMEFLEHVKVDLFPDEVYVFTPRGQIFVLPKGATVIDFAYAVHSDVGNQCVAARIDRRLAPLRSQLRNGQTVEIITKPNNRPNPAWLDFVVTGKARATIRSYLKRLEQKEAIELGRRLLEREIEALGRDCSGIDDADRSKLVAELGLASFDLLLEQIGLGNRMAKLVARLLINSEEQPSSDAASAGSLTIKGTEGMVVSFAKCCGPIPGDPVVAIFSPGRGLVVHHHDCPNLGDFRRQGQSWLDVQWSDEVSGEFSTAIRVDAGNQRGMLATIASMIAEEGSNIEDVRSEERDGLSTSLRFVVSVKGRKHLASIMRRLKKIPFVLRINRVIG from the coding sequence TTGATCAGCGACCTCTGTAGCGACCTGGAGGCCTATCTCCCCGAAGAACAGGTGCGCGAGGTCTACCGCGCCTACCTGTTCGGTGCCGAGGCCCACGAGGGCCAGAACCGGCTCTCCGGCGAGCCCTATATCTATCATCCGGTGGCCGTCGCGCGCATCCTGGCCGGGATGCGCATGGACCACCAGTGCCTGATGGCGGCGATCCTGCACGATGTGATCGAGGACACCGAGACCGCCAAGGATCAGCTGGCCCGTGAATTCAGTCCGCAGATCGCCGAGCTGGTCGACGGCGTCAGCAAACTCACCCAGATAAAGTTCCGTTCACGCGCGGAAGCGCAGGCGGAAAACTTCCGCAAGATGATGCTGGCGATGACCCGCGACATCCGGGTCATCCTGATCAAGCTAGCCGACCGGCTGCACAACATGCGCACCCTGGGCGTGATGGCGCCGAACAAGGCGCGGCGCATTGCGCGCGAGACGCTCGACATCTACGCACCGATCGCCAACCGTCTGGGCATCAACAGCATCCGCCACGAGTTGCAGGAACTGGGCATGGCCGCGCATTGGCCATGGCGGTACAACATCATCCGTGCGGCCCTGCGCAAACGTCGTGGCAATCGCAAGGAGGTCGTCGGCAATATCGAAGAGGTGTTGCGCGGGCGCCTGCAGCAGGAGGGGTTCGACGGCGAGGTCTACGGGCGGGAAAAGCATGTCTACAGCATCTACCGCAAGATGCTGGAGAAGCGGCTGTCGTTGAACGAACTCGCCGACGTCTACGCGTTCAGGATCATCGTCGATTCGGTGGACAGCTGTTATCGCGTGCTGGGCGTGGTGCACAACCTCTACCGGCCGGTGCCCGGCAAGTTCAAGGACTACATCGCGATTCCCAAGGCGAACGGCTATCAGTCGCTGCACACCATCCTGTTCGGGCCGCACGGCCTGCCGATCGAGATCCAGATCCGCACACGCGAGATGCACCGGGTCGCCGAGGAGGGTATCGCGGCACACTGGCAGTACAAGGATGCGGGTGGTGCCCTGACCCCGGATGCCGCGGCCGACTGGCTGCGCAACCTGCTCGAGGTCCAGAAAGACTCGGGCAACTCGATGGAGTTCCTCGAGCACGTCAAGGTCGACCTGTTTCCGGACGAGGTCTATGTGTTCACTCCGCGGGGTCAGATCTTCGTGCTGCCGAAGGGCGCAACCGTCATCGATTTCGCTTACGCGGTCCATTCGGATGTCGGCAATCAGTGTGTTGCGGCGCGTATCGACCGCCGCCTGGCGCCGCTGCGATCGCAACTGCGCAACGGCCAGACCGTCGAGATCATCACCAAACCGAACAATCGGCCGAATCCGGCATGGTTGGATTTCGTCGTGACCGGCAAGGCGCGCGCGACCATCCGGTCGTATCTGAAGCGACTCGAACAAAAGGAGGCGATCGAACTCGGCCGCCGCCTGCTGGAACGGGAGATCGAAGCGCTGGGCCGCGACTGCAGCGGTATCGACGATGCCGATCGCAGCAAGTTGGTTGCCGAACTTGGCCTGGCCAGCTTCGATCTGTTGCTCGAACAGATCGGTCTCGGCAACCGTATGGCGAAACTGGTGGCGCGGCTGCTGATCAACAGCGAAGAACAACCTTCGTCCGATGCCGCCTCGGCAGGGTCACTGACGATCAAAGGCACCGAGGGCATGGTCGTCAGCTTTGCCAAGTGCTGCGGCCCGATACCCGGCGATCCGGTGGTGGCGATCTTCAGCCCGGGGCGTGGCCTGGTCGTGCACCATCACGACTGTCCGAATCTGGGGGATTTCCGTCGCCAGGGCCAGAGTTGGCTGGACGTGCAATGGTCTGACGAGGTGAGTGGCGAGTTCTCGACTGCGATTCGCGTCGATGCGGGCAATCAGCGCGGCATGCTCGCGACAATCGCCTCGATGATCGCCGAAGAGGGTTCGAATATCGAGGATGTCCGAAGCGAGGAGCGCGACGGTCTCAGCACCAGTCTGCGTTTCGTGGTGTCGGTGAAAGGACGCAAACACCTGGCCAGCATCATGCGGCGTCTGAAGAAGATACCCTTCGTGCTGCGTATCAACCGCGTGATCGGCTAG
- a CDS encoding thiamine phosphate synthase: MATLRRPVLRGLYLITDDARPGPTAIAARVDAALRGGGRVVQYRDKGRDAQRRLDEARALQTVCAEYGAVLLINDDIELAAAIGADGVHLGRDDTDIASARRRLPAGSLIGASCYADFDSALEAVAQGADYVAFGSFHTSPTKPQAVRAPTGLLTRARRELGVPTVAIGGISPENGAALVQAGADMLAVISAVFGAADVTAAAKAFADCFNPAEETRR; encoded by the coding sequence ATGGCGACGTTGAGGCGGCCCGTGTTGCGCGGCCTATATCTGATCACCGACGATGCGCGTCCCGGCCCGACGGCGATCGCGGCCCGGGTCGATGCGGCCCTGCGCGGTGGTGGACGGGTGGTGCAGTACCGCGATAAGGGACGCGACGCGCAACGTCGGCTCGACGAGGCACGGGCGCTGCAGACAGTGTGTGCTGAGTACGGGGCAGTCCTGTTGATCAACGACGATATCGAACTCGCTGCAGCCATCGGCGCAGACGGCGTGCACCTCGGTCGCGACGATACGGATATTGCCAGCGCCCGGCGCCGCCTGCCGGCCGGCAGCCTGATCGGGGCGTCCTGCTACGCGGACTTCGATAGCGCCCTTGAGGCCGTCGCTCAGGGCGCCGACTACGTGGCGTTCGGCAGTTTCCATACGTCGCCGACCAAGCCGCAGGCAGTGCGCGCCCCGACCGGGTTGCTGACGCGCGCGCGGCGCGAACTCGGGGTGCCGACGGTTGCGATCGGCGGCATAAGCCCCGAGAATGGCGCGGCGCTGGTGCAGGCCGGTGCCGACATGCTCGCGGTGATCAGCGCGGTTTTCGGCGCCGCCGACGTTACCGCTGCCGCCAAGGCCTTCGCCGACTGTTTCAACCCCGCCGAGGAGACCCGCCGATGA
- the mpl gene encoding UDP-N-acetylmuramate:L-alanyl-gamma-D-glutamyl-meso-diaminopimelate ligase: MKIHILGICGTFMGGIALIARSLGHEVSGSDSNVYPPMSTQLEAAGIRLISGYEPEHLDPPPDQVVVGNAMSRGNPAVEFMLERGLRYISGPQWLAENVLQDRWVLAVAGTHGKTTTASMLAWILEHAGLSPGFLIGGVPQNFGVSARAGESPFFVVEADEYDTAFFDKRSKFVHYHPRTLVMNNLEFDHADIFDDLEAIQRQFHHLVRTVPGNGLIISPLDDGNLHDVLDMGCWTPVEHFAPEYEATWHIANATADGSAFDVICETDNVGRVEWALTGQHNVANALAALAAARHAGVPPAVGVAALARFRNVKRRMERRGEVRGVTVYDDFAHHPTAIRLTLEGLRRHVGQQRILAVLEPRSNTMRMGVHAAQLADALSQADRVWVYAPPDLKWDAAGVLRGLGQRLNVCDETLTIVQQIAEFAAQGDHVLIMSNGGFEGIHQRLLDALARG, encoded by the coding sequence ATGAAAATCCATATCCTCGGTATCTGCGGAACCTTCATGGGCGGCATTGCGCTGATTGCGCGCAGCCTGGGGCACGAAGTTTCGGGATCCGACAGCAACGTCTACCCGCCGATGAGTACCCAGCTGGAAGCGGCCGGGATCCGACTGATTTCGGGTTATGAACCCGAACATCTCGACCCGCCGCCCGATCAGGTGGTCGTTGGCAATGCAATGTCGCGCGGCAATCCTGCCGTGGAGTTCATGCTGGAGCGTGGCCTGCGCTATATCTCGGGGCCGCAGTGGCTGGCGGAAAATGTCCTGCAAGACCGCTGGGTGCTGGCTGTCGCGGGAACCCATGGCAAGACCACCACGGCGAGCATGCTGGCATGGATTCTCGAACATGCCGGTCTGAGCCCGGGCTTCCTGATCGGCGGTGTGCCACAGAACTTCGGTGTGTCGGCACGCGCGGGCGAGTCACCGTTTTTCGTCGTTGAGGCCGACGAGTACGACACAGCATTTTTCGACAAGCGCTCCAAGTTCGTCCACTACCATCCGCGGACCCTGGTGATGAACAATCTGGAGTTCGATCACGCCGACATCTTCGACGACCTCGAGGCGATCCAGCGGCAGTTTCACCACCTGGTGCGAACCGTGCCCGGCAACGGCCTGATCATCTCGCCGCTCGACGACGGCAACCTGCACGATGTGCTGGATATGGGATGCTGGACCCCGGTCGAACATTTCGCACCGGAATACGAGGCGACCTGGCATATCGCCAATGCTACCGCCGACGGCAGTGCCTTTGACGTGATCTGCGAGACCGACAATGTCGGGCGGGTGGAATGGGCGCTGACGGGTCAGCACAATGTCGCGAACGCGTTGGCGGCGCTGGCCGCCGCACGGCACGCCGGTGTGCCGCCCGCGGTTGGGGTCGCCGCACTCGCACGGTTCCGCAACGTCAAGCGTCGCATGGAGCGTCGCGGTGAGGTCCGTGGCGTCACCGTCTACGATGATTTCGCCCATCACCCGACCGCGATCCGTCTGACACTGGAAGGCCTGCGGCGGCATGTCGGCCAGCAACGCATACTCGCGGTACTGGAGCCGCGCTCCAATACCATGCGCATGGGGGTGCACGCGGCACAGCTGGCGGACGCGCTGAGCCAGGCGGATCGCGTGTGGGTTTATGCGCCGCCGGATCTGAAATGGGATGCGGCCGGTGTGTTGCGCGGTCTCGGGCAGCGCCTCAACGTCTGTGACGAAACGCTTACGATCGTCCAGCAGATCGCCGAATTCGCCGCGCAGGGGGACCATGTGCTGATCATGAGCAACGGTGGCTTCGAAGGTATCCACCAGCGTTTGCTGGATGCGCTGGCGCGCGGATGA